One Cucumis sativus cultivar 9930 chromosome 1, Cucumber_9930_V3, whole genome shotgun sequence DNA segment encodes these proteins:
- the LOC101218367 gene encoding uncharacterized protein LOC101218367 isoform X1: MKKKVTASTIILLSLLLSLQEVVHFAFSLPPSHNNQDEEQSATLRPLEQNEEHVDEVHCSRERSRTAWNIIEEHLLPFMEKENYEVSTQCRLHPNNDLFRDQEQHKIHLDINHWQCGYCRKSFRAEKFLDKHFDNRHSNLLNVSHGKCLADLCGALHCDLKMDIKSRKSKCKPAAAARNKHLCESLADSCFPINEGPSANRLHGSSWNCSYFFNLMSEILRRVVSSPILWSSFLHWKTKAIFKRSSEATRHILHGIFNIDFDAATNFLCHCLFTPQRIKKWNRSAETNLKSWT; encoded by the exons atgaagaagaaagtaacAGCAAGCACCATAATTCTTCTTTCACTTTTACTTTCTCTTCAAGAAGTTGTTCATTTTGCTTTCTCTTTACCTCCTTCACACAACAATCAG gACGAGGAGCAATCTGCGACTTTGAG ACCTCTTGAGCAAAACGAAGAGCATGTTGACGAGGTTCATTGTTCCAGAGAAAGAAGCAGGACAGCCTGGAATATTATTGAGGAG CATTTACTGCCGTTtatggagaaagaaaattatgaggTTTCCACCCAGTGTAGGCTTCATCCGAACAATGATCTCTTCAGAGATCAGGAACAGCACAAGATTCATCTTGATATAAATCATTGGCAGTGTGGATACTGTCGTAAAAGCTTTCGTGCTGAAAAATTTCTCGATAAGCATTTTGACAACAGACACAGCAATCTTCTGAATGTT AGCCACGGGAAGTGCTTGGCTGATTTATGTGGGGCATTACATTGTGACCTAAAAATGGATATCAAGTCTCGTAAATCTAAATGCAAGCCTGCAGCTGCTGCTAGGAACAAGCATTTATGTGAG AGTCTTGCTGATAGCTGTTTTCCAATTAACGAGGGACCATCAGCAAACCGTCTTCATG GTTCCTCATGGAATtgctcatatttttttaatttaatgtctGAGATACTCCGTAGAGTTGTTTCTTCACCAATTCTGTGGAGCTCATTCTTGCACTGGAAAACAAAAGCCATTTTCAAGAGGAGCAGCG AGGCAACCAGGCATATTTTACATGGCATCTtcaatattgattttgatgcTGCTACCAATTTTCTATGTCATTGTCTATTTACACCGCAG AGAATCAAGAAATGGAATCGAAGTGCTGAAACGAATCTCAAAAGCTGGACGTAA
- the LOC101218367 gene encoding uncharacterized protein LOC101218367 isoform X2: protein MKKKVTASTIILLSLLLSLQEVVHFAFSLPPSHNNQDEEQSATLRPLEQNEEHVDEVHCSRERSRTAWNIIEEHLLPFMEKENYEVSTQCRLHPNNDLFRDQEQHKIHLDINHWQCGYCRKSFRAEKFLDKHFDNRHSNLLNVSHGKCLADLCGALHCDLKMDIKSRKSKCKPAAAARNKHLCESLADSCFPINEGPSANRLHELFLHQFCGAHSCTGKQKPFSRGAARQPGIFYMASSILILMLLPIFYVIVYLHRRESRNGIEVLKRISKAGRKNKPL from the exons atgaagaagaaagtaacAGCAAGCACCATAATTCTTCTTTCACTTTTACTTTCTCTTCAAGAAGTTGTTCATTTTGCTTTCTCTTTACCTCCTTCACACAACAATCAG gACGAGGAGCAATCTGCGACTTTGAG ACCTCTTGAGCAAAACGAAGAGCATGTTGACGAGGTTCATTGTTCCAGAGAAAGAAGCAGGACAGCCTGGAATATTATTGAGGAG CATTTACTGCCGTTtatggagaaagaaaattatgaggTTTCCACCCAGTGTAGGCTTCATCCGAACAATGATCTCTTCAGAGATCAGGAACAGCACAAGATTCATCTTGATATAAATCATTGGCAGTGTGGATACTGTCGTAAAAGCTTTCGTGCTGAAAAATTTCTCGATAAGCATTTTGACAACAGACACAGCAATCTTCTGAATGTT AGCCACGGGAAGTGCTTGGCTGATTTATGTGGGGCATTACATTGTGACCTAAAAATGGATATCAAGTCTCGTAAATCTAAATGCAAGCCTGCAGCTGCTGCTAGGAACAAGCATTTATGTGAG AGTCTTGCTGATAGCTGTTTTCCAATTAACGAGGGACCATCAGCAAACCGTCTTCATG AGTTGTTTCTTCACCAATTCTGTGGAGCTCATTCTTGCACTGGAAAACAAAAGCCATTTTCAAGAGGAGCAGCG AGGCAACCAGGCATATTTTACATGGCATCTtcaatattgattttgatgcTGCTACCAATTTTCTATGTCATTGTCTATTTACACCGCAG AGAATCAAGAAATGGAATCGAAGTGCTGAAACGAATCTCAAAAGCTGGACGTAAAAACAAACCCTTGTAA